Proteins encoded in a region of the Sphingomonas jaspsi DSM 18422 genome:
- the crtY gene encoding lycopene beta-cyclase CrtY, whose product MAANRYDLIILGGGLAGGLAALAMKRERPDIRVALVEAGTSFGGNHVWSFFDSDIADADKPLVEPLIAHRWGSYEVRFPAHRRQIDEPYRSIESEALDREVRAALGDDALVGVRVVEAGPEEVLLADGRTIGAGAVLDCRGLGAAPSAMRCGWQKFCGQLLSIPAGHGLERPIVMDACVDQSDGYRFVYCLPFSPTELFVEDTYYSDTPDLDRDELARRIAAYAAAKGWQVSRVSREETGVLPVVMDGDFDRFWPADDPLARGGVRAGLFHQLTSYSLPDAVRFASWLASDATLDGSLAAQTRKVARSAWSRGGYDRMLVRMLFLGAAPTERFRILERFYRLPAALIARFYAGRLTVLDRLRILVGKPPIPIHRGLSAIMERM is encoded by the coding sequence ATGGCCGCCAACCGATACGACCTCATCATCCTGGGTGGCGGACTGGCCGGCGGCCTGGCCGCGCTGGCGATGAAGCGCGAGCGGCCCGACATTCGCGTCGCGCTGGTCGAGGCCGGGACGAGCTTCGGCGGCAATCACGTCTGGTCCTTTTTCGACAGTGATATCGCCGACGCCGACAAGCCGCTGGTCGAACCGCTGATCGCGCACCGCTGGGGCAGCTACGAAGTCCGCTTCCCCGCCCATCGCCGCCAGATCGACGAACCCTATCGCTCGATCGAGAGCGAAGCGCTGGACCGCGAAGTGCGCGCCGCGCTGGGCGACGATGCGCTGGTCGGCGTCCGTGTGGTCGAGGCCGGGCCGGAGGAAGTGCTGCTGGCCGACGGGCGGACGATCGGCGCCGGCGCGGTGCTCGATTGCCGCGGACTTGGTGCGGCACCGTCGGCGATGCGCTGCGGCTGGCAGAAATTCTGCGGGCAATTGCTGAGCATCCCGGCCGGTCACGGGCTTGAACGCCCCATTGTGATGGACGCGTGCGTCGACCAGTCCGACGGCTATCGCTTCGTCTACTGCCTGCCCTTTTCGCCGACCGAATTGTTCGTCGAGGACACTTATTACAGCGACACGCCCGACCTCGACCGCGACGAACTGGCGCGGCGGATCGCGGCTTACGCCGCCGCCAAGGGCTGGCAGGTATCGCGGGTAAGCCGCGAGGAAACCGGGGTTTTGCCGGTGGTGATGGACGGCGATTTCGACCGCTTTTGGCCGGCAGACGACCCGCTGGCGCGCGGCGGGGTTCGGGCCGGGCTGTTCCACCAGCTGACCAGCTATTCGCTGCCCGATGCCGTCCGCTTTGCCAGCTGGCTGGCCAGTGACGCGACGCTCGACGGATCGCTGGCCGCCCAGACCCGCAAAGTTGCCCGCAGCGCCTGGTCGCGCGGCGGTTACGACCGGATGCTGGTCCGGATGCTGTTCCTCGGCGCGGCGCCGACGGAACGCTTTCGCATTCTCGAACGATTCTACCGCTTGCCGGCGGCGCTGATCGCGCGTTTCTATGCCGGCCGACTTACCGTCCTTGACCGCTTGCGGATCCTGGTCGGCAAGCCGCCCATCCCTATCCACCGCGGCCTAAGCGCCATCATGGAGCGAATGTGA
- a CDS encoding sterol desaturase family protein, translating into MTSAIILSALAMTLIVAVRYLISSGIFAALTHRRFPGRLAGQAKQVRMEIGWSLASAAIYGIPAGVVAWGWQDRGWTKIYTDASAYPWWWMPLSVLAYLLAHDTWFYWTHRLMHRPAWFRAMHAVHHASRPPTAWAAMSFHPWEAISGAIVIPLLVFLIPIHVAMLGLVLTIMTVMGVTNHMGWEMFPRGLVHGPLGNWLITASHHELHHQKYRCNYGLYFRLWDRLCGTDEGLGQFAPAKPRAARPAAGGGEPGRAEG; encoded by the coding sequence GTGACAAGCGCGATCATCCTGTCGGCGCTGGCGATGACCCTGATCGTCGCGGTGCGATATCTCATCAGCAGCGGCATCTTCGCCGCGCTGACCCATCGCCGCTTTCCCGGTCGGCTGGCGGGACAGGCAAAGCAAGTGCGGATGGAAATCGGCTGGAGCCTCGCGTCCGCGGCCATTTACGGCATTCCCGCCGGGGTCGTCGCCTGGGGTTGGCAGGACCGGGGCTGGACGAAAATCTACACCGACGCCTCGGCCTATCCGTGGTGGTGGATGCCTCTGTCGGTGCTCGCGTACCTCCTTGCGCACGACACCTGGTTCTACTGGACCCACCGCCTGATGCACCGCCCGGCCTGGTTCAGGGCGATGCACGCGGTGCATCACGCCAGCCGCCCGCCCACCGCATGGGCGGCGATGAGCTTCCATCCGTGGGAAGCGATCAGCGGCGCGATCGTCATCCCGCTGCTGGTGTTCCTCATCCCCATCCACGTCGCGATGCTCGGCCTCGTCCTCACCATCATGACGGTGATGGGCGTGACAAATCACATGGGATGGGAGATGTTTCCGCGGGGGCTCGTACATGGGCCGTTAGGAAATTGGCTGATAACGGCGAGCCATCATGAACTTCATCACCAAAAATACCGCTGCAACTACGGCCTCTACTTCCGCCTCTGGGACCGCCTCTGCGGCACCGACGAAGGCCTGGGCCAATTCGCGCCGGCTAAGCCTCGCGCTGCTCGCCCTGCCGCTGGTGGCGGCGAGCCCGGCCGGGCCGAAGGCTGA
- a CDS encoding DUF2141 domain-containing protein translates to MAASPAGPKADLTVSVEGLRNDHGAVMLCLTRRGEAQFLQCNQDPAKVSRVVPAGQSKAILFEGLEPGDYSVMMVHDENRNGKLDKMMGIPKEGFAFSRNPAIRMGPPHYADVHFMLTPGAHRQVLHVKYLL, encoded by the coding sequence GTGGCGGCGAGCCCGGCCGGGCCGAAGGCTGACCTTACCGTCAGCGTGGAAGGGCTGCGCAACGATCATGGCGCGGTGATGCTGTGCCTCACCCGTCGCGGCGAGGCGCAGTTCCTGCAATGCAACCAGGATCCGGCGAAGGTGTCGCGCGTCGTCCCCGCCGGCCAGTCGAAGGCGATCCTGTTCGAAGGGCTGGAGCCCGGCGACTACAGCGTGATGATGGTCCATGACGAAAATCGCAACGGCAAGCTCGACAAGATGATGGGCATCCCCAAGGAAGGCTTCGCCTTTTCGCGCAACCCCGCGATCCGCATGGGCCCGCCGCACTATGCCGACGTCCATTTCATGCTGACCCCCGGCGCCCACCGCCAGGTGCTACACGTCAAATATCTGCTGTAA
- a CDS encoding patatin-like phospholipase family protein yields the protein MASAAREAHRRKVGLALSGGGFRAVLFHVGALWRLAELGILAQLDRVSSVSGGSIAAGRLASCWAQWAADPTVERYRALIADPLDHFCTQHVDAVAISRGALSPFRTAADVLEEIYAHDLFDTTLDRLPDHPAFIFCATNMQTGRLFRFSKKRLADYRLGEIRSPALPLARAVAASSAFPPMLSPVILKDLGDFQPWDGADLNGDPHYTRKIVLADGGVYDNLGLEQVWGRTDFCLVSDAGAPFAVGPNPGNDWVRQPMRALDIATDQSRGLRKRWLIDMANAGRFKGAYWGIDTDIADYQLSDTMPADPNVVDPLARIRTRLDPFGDADRGRLTNWGYALADAAIRKYAPGLIAHTAPPAWPRPAYRLFHAANGATP from the coding sequence GTGGCTAGCGCGGCGCGGGAGGCGCATCGCCGCAAGGTGGGGCTCGCCCTGTCGGGCGGCGGGTTTCGCGCCGTGCTGTTCCATGTCGGCGCGCTCTGGCGCCTCGCTGAACTGGGCATCCTGGCGCAGCTCGACCGGGTGTCGAGCGTGTCGGGCGGATCGATCGCCGCGGGACGACTGGCATCCTGCTGGGCGCAATGGGCCGCCGACCCGACCGTCGAGCGCTATCGCGCGCTGATCGCCGATCCGCTCGACCATTTTTGCACCCAGCATGTCGATGCGGTGGCGATCAGCCGCGGGGCGCTATCGCCCTTCCGCACCGCCGCCGACGTGCTCGAGGAAATTTACGCGCACGACCTGTTCGACACGACGCTCGACCGGCTGCCCGACCATCCCGCCTTCATCTTTTGCGCGACCAATATGCAGACCGGCCGCCTGTTCCGCTTTTCGAAGAAGCGACTTGCCGATTACCGCCTCGGTGAAATCCGTTCCCCGGCGCTGCCGCTCGCGCGGGCGGTCGCCGCATCGTCGGCCTTTCCGCCGATGCTATCGCCGGTCATCCTCAAGGACCTTGGCGATTTCCAGCCGTGGGACGGGGCCGACCTCAACGGCGATCCGCACTACACCCGCAAGATCGTCCTCGCCGACGGCGGCGTCTACGACAATCTCGGTCTCGAGCAGGTTTGGGGCAGGACCGACTTTTGCCTGGTCAGCGATGCCGGCGCGCCGTTCGCGGTCGGACCCAACCCGGGCAATGACTGGGTTCGCCAGCCGATGCGCGCGCTCGATATCGCCACCGACCAGAGCCGGGGCCTGCGCAAGCGCTGGTTGATCGACATGGCCAACGCGGGCCGGTTCAAGGGCGCCTATTGGGGCATCGACACCGACATCGCCGACTATCAGCTCAGCGATACGATGCCCGCCGACCCCAATGTCGTCGACCCGCTGGCGCGCATCCGCACGCGGCTCGACCCCTTCGGCGACGCGGATCGCGGGCGGCTGACCAACTGGGGCTATGCGCTGGCCGACGCGGCGATCCGTAAATATGCGCCGGGCCTCATCGCGCATACCGCGCCGCCGGCCTGGCCGCGTCCGGCTTACCGGCTTTTCCATGCCGCCAACGGAGCAACGCCATGA
- a CDS encoding MBL fold metallo-hydrolase, which yields MSIKSVKVRMYKQLLGDCFLLTVEGEEGKPTYVLIDCGILQNVDGAKERMIAIANDIRDTTGGFVDLLIVTHEHFDHVSGFVHAKDILLDPDIVKYGEVWMAWTENPDDDRARELRQSFNDRKLAMTNVALALGESGHGDLVNPMLQDLQKFIGPLEPAPTGLSVAPQGRLTVARVMDEVKKAAAKVAYQLPGAVTAIPGKASLPAAILAPPKIDSRLFKDLPSKGDARETYLAEQHLQFSLLGLDPDGDGTALDRATPFAPRFSKNLEPNADSATKWGKEKGNARAWVHAHYFAQHDAEHRDQHYRMIDDVWAGSASSLALKLDSDTNNTSLVVAFRLPDGKFLLFAADAQVGNWLSWHDQSYALDGETLSASDILSRTILYKVGHHGSHNATLKAKGLELMVDPDLSAMISTVETIAEEQGTPPGWQMPYDGVRNELLRRCKGRVLRGDRMWASDDDTKPYRPDASFQGRLDEAHDLYVELQVYPREKTRKAKKGKGK from the coding sequence ATGAGCATCAAATCGGTCAAGGTCCGGATGTACAAGCAGCTGCTGGGCGACTGCTTCCTGCTGACCGTCGAAGGCGAGGAGGGCAAACCGACCTATGTCCTCATCGACTGCGGCATCCTGCAGAATGTCGACGGCGCGAAGGAGCGGATGATTGCGATCGCGAACGACATCCGCGACACGACCGGCGGCTTCGTCGACCTGCTGATCGTCACCCACGAACATTTCGACCATGTCAGCGGCTTCGTCCATGCCAAGGACATCCTGCTCGATCCCGACATCGTCAAATATGGCGAGGTCTGGATGGCCTGGACCGAAAACCCCGACGACGATCGGGCGCGGGAACTTCGGCAGAGTTTCAACGACCGCAAGCTGGCGATGACCAATGTCGCGCTGGCGCTGGGGGAAAGCGGGCACGGCGACCTCGTCAATCCGATGCTGCAGGACTTGCAGAAATTCATCGGCCCGCTGGAGCCCGCGCCCACGGGATTGTCGGTCGCGCCGCAGGGCCGGTTGACGGTCGCGCGGGTGATGGACGAGGTGAAGAAGGCCGCCGCCAAGGTCGCCTACCAGCTGCCCGGCGCGGTGACCGCCATCCCCGGCAAGGCCTCGCTGCCTGCCGCGATCCTGGCACCGCCCAAAATCGACAGCCGCCTGTTCAAGGATTTGCCCAGCAAGGGCGATGCGCGCGAAACCTACCTGGCCGAACAGCACCTCCAATTCTCGCTGCTCGGCCTTGATCCGGACGGCGACGGCACTGCGCTCGATCGGGCAACGCCGTTCGCGCCGCGCTTTTCCAAAAACCTCGAACCGAACGCCGACAGCGCGACCAAATGGGGCAAGGAGAAAGGCAATGCGCGGGCCTGGGTCCATGCCCATTATTTCGCGCAGCACGACGCCGAACATCGCGACCAGCATTACCGCATGATCGACGACGTCTGGGCGGGATCGGCCTCGTCGCTGGCGCTGAAGCTCGACAGCGACACCAACAACACCAGCCTCGTCGTCGCCTTCCGTTTGCCCGACGGGAAGTTCCTGCTGTTCGCGGCCGATGCGCAGGTCGGCAACTGGCTGTCGTGGCACGACCAGAGCTATGCACTGGACGGCGAGACGCTGAGCGCGTCGGACATCCTAAGCCGCACCATCCTCTACAAGGTCGGGCATCACGGCAGCCACAATGCCACGCTGAAGGCCAAGGGACTGGAGCTGATGGTCGATCCCGACCTGTCGGCCATGATCTCTACCGTCGAGACCATCGCCGAGGAGCAGGGGACACCGCCCGGCTGGCAGATGCCATACGACGGGGTGCGCAACGAATTGCTGCGACGCTGCAAGGGCCGCGTGCTGCGCGGCGACCGGATGTGGGCGAGCGACGACGACACCAAGCCATACCGCCCCGATGCCAGCTTCCAGGGCAGGCTCGACGAGGCGCACGACCTCTATGTCGAACTGCAAGTCTATCCCCGCGAAAAAACCCGCAAGGCCAAGAAAGGAAAGGGCAAATGA